The genomic window GGATACAGAGAGACAAACTGGAGGCAAGAACTTAAAGAAcaaccctggcatacagacctcTTTCATTATGGAGGCGGCCTTTGAAGAGACGAACCAAGGATATCGCACTTCAGCCTCAACAATATTCCGAAACAACTGCTCTCCATCGTCACCGCGGAAAGGAGGCTACGGGCacaaggagagagggatgagagcacattaaagggaTACTCCAGACCAGACCTTTgaatattcacattctgagcccagggatgcaaaaaccacacagacacaaatattgTATACTGCGCAACAAAATGGTAAATTCACACCTTAGACATGTCTTATTCATCGCTGCAATAACTGTTAAGAATACCCACCCTGCCAACCAGCATATGAAAGATGAGCACACCCAGGccccaccagtccactgcccgggtgtaAGATGCTTGGGTCAGGACTTCTGGAGCGAAATACGAGGGAGTGCCGCAAGGTGAACTGGTGTGATCTCCGAAACCGATGCCTAGCAAGAATAATGAAGAGGagtcagggaaaaaaaacacattgtagtaccaatgtaaattatacataaactgctaaactaggaaacaaatacacatttttttttgtaccttCCTTGCAGAGCCCAAAGTCTGCAATTTTCAGAAAGCCCTCTGAGTCCAGCACCAAGTTATCTGGCTTCAAATccctgaaataaaaacacagtataatcacttggaCTGCCGAATATAGAGAGAACTTGCCAGAAACACAAGAACTATTTCACTGTCAACCATTAAAGGacacatacatttctcaaactttTTGTATTCAGGTACATGTGTacactgattttaggacatgacGTCTATTATGAGGATTTGTGAGCATCACAATAAATCATGTACACAATCATTATAAtagaaattacattaaatgtgtGAATAGTTTAGCCTTGATCTCAGTGAGACTGTAGATTTTTTGCTTCTAGAAATtgctgatgtgtgataacttacctgtacACTATTCTGCGCTCGTGCAGGAATTCCAAGCCCAGCACCACGCAAGCCGcataaaatctgttcaagaaaaagATCAACAACAAAGAAAGGAGTTAAAATAGTTTTCCTCTTTGGTTCTTAAGCTCGGATTGCACTCAAATGTCAATGAGCCAAACCAGCcaatttcctgtcaatgcaggaactccagcaatCCATGTTATCCgatttaaacacaaaatacaaacaccaCAAACTGCCATTTTGGTCATTTTTTAAAAGTGCATCTGCATTCCTTTTGTGATAATGAtcatattattttgttgtaCTTAGTTTTGTTATTTGGAGGTTGTGTGCTGATGTTTAGGAATCATAACCTGCAATAATGTCTGACCATATAGGTACACAGTCCTGAAACACACCTCAGGCATGACATCACTACTGCGGGCAGAGCGAGCTTATCTACTGAGATGGACGATTCTGCACACGTCACACGACTCAAAGTTTCACTTACATGGCCCTGGGCTCCTTAAACCTGGCTGCCTGCATGTGTGTTGAGAGGTTTCCCCCTGCCGCAAACTCCATAACGAAACAGATGTGAACTTGCGTCTGGAAGCAGGACAGGAGGTTCACCAAAAAGGGGTGCCGGACACTGCTGACGGTCTCCAAAATCCTCCTTTCACACATGACGCTGAGGCGAGACAAAAGCAtgtgaatatacatttataaacagcATTGGTGAATAATCCTGCAGCTGCAACAAAATGCCGACTTTCCTGCATAGTAAGAAagtaaaaaagtcaaataagaccttgctaatgcagtgcATTGGTGTATTCCATAAAAACACTTGACTAGATTTATCCATCATTGGTCTGCTTTCAAATCCAGCAGCTTCACTAGAGTCAAAATGAAGCCTTACCTCTCAACATTACCAAGGATTACAATATCTCCTTTTTTCAGTGCCTTAATGGCCACCATTTCAGATCTATCTTTGTCCTCAGCAAGCAGCACCTATGAGAGCAACACAGAATCAAGATGGTCAAACTCCACTCTCAACCCCTAGATCTACATTCACAACACAAGCATTTAGTAACACATCCTTCCTAATGCTGCACTTTAATAAGTCACACGCAATGCTTgtgttaaaggttaaaaagtgcaaataatttcaaaattgtcCACACAGATTTCTTAGGAATCTAGTGTCGTGCAAATATCTATTCTCCACATTTCCTATTAAATTACTGATCGTTGGTTCTGCCCCACATTATAACCATGATAACTCTGATTACTGGGATTTACCTTCCCAAAAGTGCCATGCCCCAGCACGGCAACAGATTTGTAGTTCTTGACACCAGAACCCAGAAGCCGCTGCCCCCTgcagaagagagaggggggagaataGTCAGTTGCAAAAATAAAGGACAATTCACTTAATTCAATAATCCAAAGAGTTACTGTGTCGTAACTCCTGACATATTGCATTATCATAGATGGACAttcagaatttattttaaaatcacaggAACGTCTTCAATGTATTTTGCATTCTCCAAGAGCTCTTACCAAATCCATGAGTTGTACTGCACTCCAGTCACTATCTTATGCAACGTTTAAGAGATCGAAgtgctaatttaatttaatatataatatcctGTCATTCTTGTATTTTAGGAAGTTTCACAATGgagtaaaatgttaaaaagtacCTCATATCTGTAGATGATGGAACAGCTAAGCTCCCCGGCTCTGGAACGTCAATCTCCTCTCGACGGTGGGCGTCTGGTTTTGCCACATCACTACTTCTGTCAGTCGGGATGTCAGTCACCACTACATCCTGCAAATTGAGCACTTTCATGTTGAGAGGAGGAACAACAAAACTGTGGCCCTAGAAAAGTTCTGTTCCCTAGGGATATTACTGACgaatattatttcaaaataaaatacatacatagatacatatatagttATTGGCCAATGTAATGGTCAATTCACAGGGTCATTTATATTGCCTGATCTCTATAATCACTTCAAACACACTTGAAACTAATTAGAAGCCTGTGTAGGGCTTTGAATAGTGAAACAGCAGTAAAGCAAATGA from Amia ocellicauda isolate fAmiCal2 chromosome 19, fAmiCal2.hap1, whole genome shotgun sequence includes these protein-coding regions:
- the LOC136715013 gene encoding serine/threonine-protein kinase N2-like → MGLKAILRKSYVYPVVLALMLWRRFTSRPEKPDAGGQVEEGAGEGLPEAQGLTAASRHDISPATSTTAVERPSQKDVVVTDIPTDRSSDVAKPDAHRREEIDVPEPGSLAVPSSTDMRGQRLLGSGVKNYKSVAVLGHGTFGKVLLAEDKDRSEMVAIKALKKGDIVILGNVESVMCERRILETVSSVRHPFLVNLLSCFQTQVHICFVMEFAAGGNLSTHMQAARFKEPRAIFYAACVVLGLEFLHERRIVYRDLKPDNLVLDSEGFLKIADFGLCKEGIGFGDHTSSPCGTPSYFAPEVLTQASYTRAVDWWGLGVLIFHMLVGRPPFRGDDGEQLFRNIVEAEVRYPWFVSSKAASIMKELLHKTPVERLGSGEGDAAEVKKHPYFSRVDWNGLLERKVKPPFIPTIRGHKDVRNFSSAYVSENIPVLTPPQQPIILTEEEEENFCDFGYTATWC